A part of Geotrypetes seraphini chromosome 9, aGeoSer1.1, whole genome shotgun sequence genomic DNA contains:
- the LOC117367139 gene encoding 60S ribosomal protein L7a-like, with protein sequence MPKGKKAKGKKVAPAPSVVKKQEAKKVVNPLFEKRTKNFGIGQDIQPKRDLTRFVKWPRYIRLQRQRSILYKRLKVPPAINQFTQALDRQTATQLFKLAHKYRLETKQEKKQRLLAWAEQKAAGKGDTPTKRPPVVRAGVNTVTTLVENKKAQLVVIAHDVDPIELVVFLPALCRKMGVPYCIIKGKARLGRLVHRKTCTCVAFIQVNPEDKGALAKLVEAVRTNYNDRYDEIRRHWGGGILGPKSVARIAKLEKAKAKELATKLG encoded by the coding sequence ATGCCTAAAGGGAAGAAGGCCAAGGGGAAGAAGGTGGCTCCGGCCCCTTCTGTAGTCAAGAAGCAGGAGGCCAAGAAGGTTGTCAATCCACTCTTCGAGAAGAGAACCAAGAATTTTGGTATTGGTCAAGATATTCAGCCAAAGCGTGATCTGACTCGCTTTGTGAAATGGCCTCGTTACATTCGACTGCAGCGCCAGAGGTCAATTCTTTATAAGCGTTTGAAAGTGCCTCCTGCAATCAACCAGTTTACCCAGGCTTTGGACCGTCAGACAGCCACACAGCTTTTTAAATTGGCTCACAAATACAGACTTGAGACTAAACAAGAGAAAAAGCAGAGGTTGCTGGCCTGGGCAGAACAGAAAGCTGCAGGCAAGGGAGATACTCCTACCAAGAGACCCCCTGTTGTCAGAGCAGGTGTGAACACAGTGACAACTCTAGTTGAGAATAAGAAGGCTCAATTAGTGGTGATTGCACATGATGTTGATCCCATTGAGCTGGTTGTTTTCCTGCCTGCCTTGTGCCGTAAGATGGGAGTTCCATATTGTATTATCAAGGGTAAGGCCAGGCTGGGTCGCTTGGTCCACAGGAAGACCTGCACCTGTGTTGCATTCATACAGGTTAATCCTGAAGACAAGGGAGCCCTGGCCAAACTGGTGGAGGCTGTCCGGACCAACTACAATGACAGATATGATGAGATCCGGCGTCACTGGGGCGGTGGTATTCTGGGTCCTAAATCTGTGGCTCGCATTGCTAAACTTGAGAAAGCCAAGGCTAAAGAACTGGCCACAAAACTTGGTTGA